From a single Nostoc sp. MS1 genomic region:
- a CDS encoding diflavin flavoprotein, with protein sequence MTIATSSRPRDVQVANVGEHTLILRSRTWERLKFEVEYSRQRGTTANSYLIQADKTALIDPPGESFTEIFLEELARHINLNTLDYIILGHVNPNRRVTLEKLLTQAPQATLICSRPAANALKTAFPEWESRIQAVRFEDTLDLGQGHQLIFITVPTPRWPDGLFTYDPNTKILYTDKFFGAHICEDTLFDEDWKKLDAERRYYFDCLHAPQAKQVEAALDKVAILGARCYAPGHGPVVRYSLSRFTYDYRQWCQGQKSLDLNVALLYTSAYGNTGILANAIARGLTENGVNVESLNCELAEPAEIARILEASDGIIIGSPTLGGHAPTQIQTALGIVLSTAAKTKLAGVFGSYGWSGEAIDLIENKLKDANYRLGFETIRVRFSPTQETLQQCQAAGATFAQTLKKTKKLRTPRQVIAEANTDRTEQAVGRIIGSLCVVTTRDQENHKGILTSWISQATFNPPGIMIAIAQEQNVDLMSHIGDQFVLNILKEGRNIRRYFSRQSTLGDNPFANLETKIADNGCLILTEALAYLECTVTNQLECGDRRLIYAVVNKGEVLESNGVTAVEHRKSGSHY encoded by the coding sequence ATGACTATTGCTACTTCCAGTCGTCCTAGAGATGTACAGGTTGCCAATGTTGGCGAACATACCTTAATTTTGCGATCGCGCACTTGGGAACGTCTGAAATTTGAAGTTGAGTATTCCCGCCAACGGGGAACTACAGCTAATTCCTATCTCATCCAAGCTGATAAAACAGCTTTAATTGACCCCCCTGGTGAATCTTTTACGGAAATATTTTTAGAAGAATTAGCCAGACATATTAACCTCAACACCCTTGATTACATTATTCTCGGTCACGTTAACCCTAACCGCCGAGTTACTTTAGAAAAGTTACTCACTCAAGCACCACAAGCTACCCTGATTTGCTCCCGTCCTGCGGCTAATGCGCTCAAAACTGCTTTTCCTGAGTGGGAATCACGCATTCAAGCTGTACGTTTTGAAGATACTCTCGACTTGGGACAAGGACATCAACTGATATTTATCACTGTGCCTACTCCCCGTTGGCCTGATGGGTTGTTTACTTACGACCCAAATACCAAAATTCTCTACACAGATAAGTTTTTTGGCGCTCATATCTGCGAAGATACCTTATTTGATGAGGATTGGAAAAAACTAGACGCAGAACGCCGTTATTACTTTGACTGTCTCCATGCACCCCAAGCCAAACAAGTAGAAGCGGCTTTAGATAAGGTGGCGATATTAGGAGCTAGATGTTACGCTCCTGGTCATGGCCCGGTTGTGCGTTATAGCCTCAGCCGTTTTACCTACGATTACCGCCAATGGTGTCAAGGACAGAAATCTCTCGATTTGAACGTGGCGCTACTTTATACCTCTGCTTATGGTAACACGGGGATTTTAGCGAATGCGATCGCTCGTGGATTGACTGAAAATGGTGTTAATGTTGAGTCGCTTAACTGTGAACTCGCAGAACCAGCAGAAATTGCCCGTATTCTTGAAGCTAGTGACGGCATAATTATCGGTTCCCCCACTTTAGGCGGTCATGCACCAACACAAATTCAAACAGCTTTAGGTATAGTTCTTTCCACAGCCGCGAAAACTAAGTTAGCCGGGGTGTTTGGTTCTTACGGCTGGAGTGGCGAAGCTATAGATTTAATTGAAAATAAGCTCAAGGATGCCAATTACCGTTTAGGTTTTGAAACAATTCGCGTCCGCTTTAGTCCTACGCAGGAAACCCTCCAGCAATGTCAAGCCGCAGGTGCGACTTTTGCCCAAACCTTAAAGAAAACTAAGAAACTGCGGACACCCCGCCAAGTAATTGCAGAAGCCAATACAGACCGTACCGAACAAGCAGTAGGAAGGATTATTGGTTCCTTGTGTGTAGTTACCACCCGCGACCAAGAAAACCACAAAGGTATTTTAACTTCTTGGATATCTCAGGCGACTTTTAACCCACCAGGAATTATGATTGCGATCGCCCAAGAGCAAAACGTAGATTTGATGAGTCATATTGGCGATCAATTTGTCTTAAATATCCTCAAAGAAGGTAGAAACATCCGCCGCTATTTCTCCCGCCAAAGTACATTAGGCGATAATCCTTTTGCCAATCTAGAAACTAAAATCGCTGACAATGGTTGTTTAATTCTTACTGAAGCATTAGCTTATTTAGAATGTACCGTAACCAACCAGCTTGAATGCGGTGATAGAAGGCTAATTTATGCTGTAGTCAATAAAGGCGAAGTTTTAGAAAGTAATGGTGTTACTGCTGTTGAGCATCGTAAATCAGGCAGCCATTACTAA
- a CDS encoding pyridoxamine 5'-phosphate oxidase family protein, which yields MAKVFDHITKELQEFIADQHMFFVASAPLSADGHVNMSPKGLDCFRILSPHQVAYLDLTGSGNETSAHLQENGRITLMFCAFAEPPLILRLYGKGQTILPNSPDWDSLYSLFPQFPGVRQIIVADIERVQTSCGFGVPLYEYQGQRRTLIDWAKKKGEQGIKDYQQQKNVVSIDGLSTPLKELDQENLHLGKV from the coding sequence ATGGCTAAAGTATTCGACCACATAACCAAAGAACTACAAGAGTTTATTGCAGATCAACATATGTTCTTTGTCGCCTCTGCCCCTCTGAGTGCTGATGGTCACGTTAATATGTCTCCTAAAGGATTAGACTGTTTTCGCATCCTCTCTCCTCATCAAGTAGCTTATCTAGACTTAACAGGTAGCGGTAACGAAACTTCCGCGCACCTCCAAGAAAACGGCCGCATCACCTTAATGTTCTGCGCTTTTGCAGAACCACCACTCATCCTGCGCCTCTACGGAAAAGGGCAAACTATTTTACCTAATTCTCCAGATTGGGACTCTTTATACTCACTATTTCCCCAATTTCCTGGAGTACGCCAAATTATTGTCGCAGATATTGAGCGTGTGCAAACTTCCTGTGGTTTTGGTGTTCCACTTTATGAATATCAAGGTCAAAGAAGGACTCTCATCGATTGGGCTAAGAAAAAAGGAGAGCAGGGAATTAAAGATTACCAACAGCAGAAGAATGTTGTTAGTATTGATGGTTTATCGACTCCACTCAAAGAATTAGATCAGGAGAATCTTCATTTAGGGAAGGTTTAA
- a CDS encoding diflavin flavoprotein, translating into MVALTESPQPIPNIGRLTVQTIEIAAETTAIRCLDWDRERFDIEFGLRNGTTYNSFLIQGEKIALVDTSHRKFEELYLEIVSGLIDPNKIDYLVISHTEPDHSGLVSNILQLAPSITVVGAKVAIQFLENLIHQPFKSLQVKSGETLDLGNGHKLEFVSAPNLHWPDTILTYDHKTGILFTCDVFGMHYCDDDTYDENFSIIEEDFKYYYDCLMGPNARSVLAALKRIENLSINTVATGHGPLLKNHISEWLGRYQNWSLEQTKTETFAALFYAEDYGFSEHLVHTLGHGCSKIGVAVELIDLNTAEPQEVREIASQASGIVIAMPSQSSQTAQAALSTILAAVHQKQAIGLLESGGGEDEPVFPLRNKFQELGLVEAFPPILIKEAPTQTIEQLCEEAGTDLGQWLTRDRTIKQIKSINTDLEKALGRISTGLYIITTKKGEIQSAMFASWVTQASLNPLGVAIAVSKERAIESLMQLGDRFVLNVLAEDNYQGLMRHFLKRFPPGADRFAGIKTYPASNGSPILAESLAYIECEITSRMDCGDHWIIYSTVHIGRVANVNALTAVHHRKVGNHY; encoded by the coding sequence ATGGTCGCACTCACAGAATCTCCCCAACCTATTCCCAATATAGGACGTTTAACAGTACAAACTATCGAAATTGCTGCGGAAACAACTGCCATTCGCTGTCTTGATTGGGATAGAGAGCGTTTTGATATTGAATTTGGTTTACGTAATGGTACGACCTATAACTCTTTCTTGATCCAAGGTGAAAAAATTGCTTTAGTTGATACCTCACACCGCAAATTTGAGGAACTATATCTTGAGATAGTGTCTGGATTAATTGATCCAAATAAAATAGATTATTTGGTTATTAGTCACACAGAACCAGACCATAGTGGCTTAGTCAGCAATATCTTACAACTTGCTCCTTCTATTACTGTTGTTGGTGCAAAGGTAGCAATTCAATTTTTAGAAAATCTAATTCACCAACCTTTTAAATCTTTGCAAGTCAAAAGTGGTGAAACCTTAGATTTAGGTAATGGTCACAAATTAGAATTTGTATCTGCACCTAACTTACACTGGCCAGACACAATTCTTACCTATGACCACAAAACAGGTATTCTCTTTACCTGTGATGTGTTTGGTATGCACTATTGCGATGATGATACTTATGATGAAAATTTCTCAATTATTGAAGAAGATTTTAAATATTACTACGATTGTTTGATGGGGCCGAATGCAAGGTCAGTCTTAGCTGCTTTAAAACGGATTGAAAATTTAAGTATAAATACAGTCGCTACAGGACACGGGCCTCTACTGAAAAATCATATTTCCGAATGGTTAGGACGTTATCAAAACTGGAGTTTAGAACAAACCAAAACAGAGACATTTGCGGCTTTGTTCTATGCTGAAGATTATGGCTTTAGTGAGCATTTAGTACACACTCTCGGACATGGGTGTAGCAAAATTGGTGTAGCGGTAGAATTAATAGATTTAAACACTGCTGAACCGCAAGAAGTAAGAGAAATAGCTTCTCAAGCTTCCGGTATAGTAATTGCTATGCCTTCTCAATCTTCACAGACAGCACAAGCTGCATTAAGTACAATTTTGGCGGCTGTACACCAAAAACAGGCAATAGGTTTACTAGAGTCTGGTGGCGGAGAAGATGAGCCAGTTTTTCCATTACGAAATAAGTTTCAAGAATTAGGATTAGTTGAAGCTTTTCCACCAATATTAATTAAAGAAGCTCCCACACAAACAATCGAGCAATTGTGTGAAGAAGCTGGTACAGATTTGGGACAATGGTTAACACGCGATCGCACCATCAAACAAATCAAATCCATCAACACTGACTTAGAAAAAGCTTTAGGCAGAATTAGCACTGGCTTATATATCATCACCACCAAAAAAGGCGAAATTCAAAGCGCCATGTTCGCCTCTTGGGTAACGCAAGCAAGCCTGAATCCTTTGGGAGTCGCCATTGCAGTTTCTAAAGAACGCGCGATTGAATCTTTAATGCAATTAGGCGATCGCTTTGTCTTAAACGTCCTAGCAGAAGACAACTATCAGGGATTGATGCGGCATTTCCTCAAACGCTTTCCCCCCGGTGCAGACCGCTTTGCAGGCATCAAAACCTATCCCGCCAGCAATGGTTCTCCCATCCTTGCAGAATCCTTAGCATACATAGAATGCGAAATCACCAGCCGCATGGACTGCGGCGACCATTGGATCATCTACAGCACAGTGCATATAGGTAGAGTCGCAAACGTCAACGCACTAACAGCCGTTCACCATCGCAAGGTCGGAAATCATTATTAG
- a CDS encoding bile acid:sodium symporter family protein: protein MYDILAVIDKLALFTFIVCTMLGAGLGLTLQQIWEPLRSPRLVIFSLLTNFVLVPLFVYLLLQVVHLSEPLRDGLLIMALASGPPALPKLAQIVKGNVAFSVGLMMLLMLGTIFYMPTVLPLVVEGVQINSWDIAKPLLLMMVSPLVIGLFIKAKFGAIAPIIQPILFKLSSTGLLLGLVVRLIIHTNDILSLLQTGAIFVCAVFIIFSFSIGYLLGGPAIDTQRVLGVGTAQRNFAAALLVATSNFADPSVVSIIMVTSILMMVTVLIAGPKFIEIDQPTDTQIKQVEV from the coding sequence ATGTATGACATCTTGGCAGTAATCGACAAACTTGCACTATTCACATTCATTGTTTGCACTATGTTGGGTGCAGGTTTAGGTCTAACGCTACAACAAATTTGGGAACCACTGCGTAGTCCCAGGCTCGTTATATTTTCTCTGCTGACGAATTTTGTATTAGTACCACTTTTTGTCTATCTGCTGTTGCAAGTAGTACATCTAAGTGAACCGCTTAGAGATGGTTTATTAATTATGGCGTTAGCATCAGGCCCACCAGCTTTACCTAAACTTGCTCAGATAGTTAAAGGCAATGTAGCTTTTTCTGTAGGTTTAATGATGTTGCTGATGCTTGGCACAATTTTCTATATGCCAACTGTACTACCTTTAGTAGTAGAAGGTGTACAAATCAACTCTTGGGATATTGCTAAACCCTTATTATTGATGATGGTTAGCCCATTAGTAATTGGACTATTTATCAAAGCCAAATTTGGGGCGATCGCTCCTATTATTCAGCCTATATTATTCAAATTATCTAGTACTGGATTACTTTTAGGTTTAGTAGTCAGACTGATAATTCACACCAACGATATTCTCAGCTTATTACAAACAGGGGCAATCTTTGTTTGTGCCGTTTTTATTATCTTCTCATTTAGCATTGGTTATCTTTTAGGCGGGCCTGCTATTGATACTCAAAGAGTTTTAGGAGTGGGAACAGCCCAGCGCAACTTTGCCGCAGCATTATTAGTAGCTACAAGCAATTTTGCAGATCCCAGCGTGGTAAGTATCATTATGGTCACAAGTATATTAATGATGGTGACAGTTCTTATCGCTGGGCCAAAGTTCATAGAAATAGACCAACCAACGGATACACAAATAAAACAAGTAGAAGTGTAA
- a CDS encoding arylsulfatase, with translation MKFESKHWRFPEITKAIALFLLITLLMVNSPALADTSEVLPVPSPEFKGKIGLTYKESQPDFPQPITAPAKAPNVLLVILDDVGFGQASTFGGPVETPNLTRLAETGLRYNQFHTTALCSPTRAALLTGRNHHSVNTGVVEELATGYPGYTTILPKSAATVAEILRQNGYNTAAFGKWHNTPDFETSAAGPFDRWPTGLGFEYFYGFLGGDTNQWSPALIENTKRIDKPNKPDYHLTPDLVDHAIAWIRNQQSIAPEKPFFAYLATGATHAPHHAPKEWIDKYKGKFDQGWDKLREESFARQKQLGVIPANTQLTPRPQELPAWDSLSAEQQKLYAHMAEVFAGFLGHTDYEVGRLINAVDQLGELDNTLVIYIVGDNGASAEGGLTGSVNELQVFNGVPENLQQLLAAYDDLGSPKTFNHFPAAWAWAVNTPFQWTKQIASHFGGTRNPLVISWGKNIPDPGSIRSQFHHVIDIAPTILEVTGIAAPKEVNGVKQQPIEGTSLAYTFDQPDAPSHRKTQYFEMLGNRAIYNQGWVAAARHGRLPWERAVKGNFDTDEWELYNIAEDFSEANNLAKQNPEKLEKLQKLFLKEAQKHQVLPLDDRIAERFDVKIRPSLTRGRTTFTYYPGTVGIPEGSAPNLKNRSFSITANVEIPKNGAEGVLLTQGGRFAGWSFFLEDGKPTYVYNYANTARYTIQSPEKLPTGQSTIQFNFDYDGGVGAGGIGKLFINDQQVAEGRVDKTIAYRLALDETFDVGRDTGTPVVDSYQVPFAFTGNLQQVSLELE, from the coding sequence ATGAAGTTTGAATCCAAGCACTGGAGATTTCCAGAAATTACCAAGGCGATCGCATTATTTTTGCTCATCACTTTGTTGATGGTCAATAGCCCCGCCCTAGCAGATACATCCGAGGTTTTACCAGTTCCCTCACCAGAGTTCAAAGGTAAAATCGGACTCACCTACAAAGAATCACAACCAGACTTTCCCCAACCCATTACCGCCCCAGCTAAAGCACCCAACGTCTTGTTAGTAATCTTAGATGATGTGGGTTTTGGACAAGCCAGCACCTTTGGCGGCCCGGTGGAAACTCCTAACTTAACCCGCCTCGCCGAAACAGGATTACGCTACAACCAATTTCACACCACAGCCTTGTGTTCTCCTACTAGGGCAGCTTTATTAACTGGACGCAATCACCATTCAGTTAATACAGGGGTAGTTGAGGAATTAGCTACAGGTTATCCTGGCTACACTACGATTTTGCCCAAGAGTGCTGCCACCGTTGCCGAAATACTGCGGCAAAATGGCTACAATACAGCAGCTTTTGGTAAATGGCACAACACACCAGATTTTGAAACCAGTGCAGCCGGGCCTTTTGATCGCTGGCCTACAGGGTTAGGGTTTGAGTATTTTTACGGTTTTTTGGGTGGCGATACTAATCAGTGGAGTCCGGCTTTGATAGAAAACACTAAGCGAATAGACAAACCCAACAAGCCAGATTATCACCTAACTCCTGACTTAGTAGACCATGCGATCGCCTGGATTCGCAATCAACAATCCATTGCACCAGAAAAACCCTTTTTCGCCTATCTCGCCACTGGAGCCACCCACGCACCCCACCACGCCCCCAAAGAGTGGATTGATAAGTACAAAGGCAAATTTGACCAAGGCTGGGATAAATTACGCGAAGAAAGCTTTGCGCGGCAAAAACAACTGGGTGTAATTCCTGCCAATACCCAACTCACCCCCCGCCCCCAAGAACTACCTGCATGGGATTCTCTCTCAGCCGAACAGCAAAAACTCTATGCCCACATGGCTGAAGTATTTGCTGGATTTTTGGGGCATACAGATTATGAAGTAGGCAGACTAATTAATGCTGTAGACCAACTAGGTGAACTGGATAACACCCTAGTAATCTACATCGTCGGAGATAACGGTGCTAGTGCAGAGGGCGGTTTAACAGGCAGCGTCAACGAACTCCAAGTCTTCAACGGTGTACCGGAAAATCTCCAACAACTCCTAGCTGCTTATGATGATTTGGGTAGCCCCAAAACATTCAACCATTTTCCCGCAGCTTGGGCATGGGCAGTTAACACTCCCTTCCAATGGACAAAGCAAATCGCCTCTCACTTTGGCGGTACTCGTAACCCCTTGGTAATTTCCTGGGGCAAAAATATTCCAGACCCAGGTAGCATCCGCAGTCAGTTTCATCATGTAATTGATATTGCACCCACAATTTTAGAAGTTACGGGAATTGCTGCCCCTAAAGAAGTGAATGGTGTCAAGCAACAACCAATCGAAGGTACTAGCCTCGCTTATACTTTCGACCAACCTGATGCACCTTCGCATAGGAAAACACAGTATTTCGAGATGCTGGGCAACCGGGCTATTTACAACCAAGGTTGGGTAGCTGCGGCGCGTCATGGTCGCTTACCTTGGGAACGGGCTGTTAAAGGTAATTTTGATACAGATGAGTGGGAACTGTACAACATTGCCGAAGATTTCAGCGAAGCGAACAACCTAGCAAAGCAAAACCCAGAGAAACTAGAAAAACTGCAAAAGTTGTTTTTGAAGGAAGCACAAAAGCATCAAGTTTTACCATTAGACGATCGCATTGCTGAAAGGTTTGATGTCAAGATTCGCCCCAGCCTCACCAGAGGACGCACAACTTTTACCTACTATCCTGGTACAGTTGGCATTCCAGAAGGTAGCGCCCCAAATCTGAAAAATCGCTCCTTCAGCATCACAGCTAATGTAGAAATTCCTAAAAATGGGGCTGAAGGTGTCCTCTTAACCCAAGGCGGACGCTTTGCTGGTTGGAGTTTCTTCCTGGAAGATGGTAAACCTACTTACGTCTACAACTACGCCAATACAGCCCGTTACACCATCCAATCCCCGGAAAAATTACCCACAGGTCAATCTACAATCCAGTTTAACTTTGATTATGACGGCGGTGTAGGTGCAGGTGGTATCGGCAAACTGTTCATCAATGACCAACAAGTAGCCGAAGGTCGCGTTGATAAAACCATCGCCTACCGTCTAGCCCTAGACGAAACCTTTGATGTTGGCAGAGATACAGGTACTCCCGTCGTTGACTCCTACCAAGTACCCTTTGCTTTTACTGGGAACTTACAGCAAGTCAGTTTGGAGTTGGAGTAA
- a CDS encoding phosphate-starvation-inducible PsiE family protein — MYKPVEDNPISVYEINRGRIVRTLEFIQDVIVISLCIGLFCFMALQVWDMFLSLLPPLDFHVVTADILFLLILVELFRLLIIYLQEQRISIGVAVEVSIVSALREVIVKGVLETNWSQVLATCAFLLVLGVLLILRVWLPPTFEGIDPEQQIYKRYHKLHKSELETNGWGIGNRD; from the coding sequence ATGTACAAACCTGTAGAAGACAACCCAATTTCTGTTTACGAAATTAATCGGGGTCGCATTGTCCGCACCTTGGAATTTATTCAAGATGTGATTGTAATTTCCTTGTGTATCGGCTTATTTTGCTTCATGGCACTTCAGGTGTGGGATATGTTTCTTTCCCTGCTTCCACCTCTAGATTTCCATGTAGTAACTGCTGATATCTTGTTCTTGCTCATCTTAGTTGAATTATTCCGACTGTTGATTATTTATTTGCAAGAACAACGCATATCTATAGGTGTAGCTGTAGAAGTTTCCATTGTCTCAGCCTTGCGAGAAGTTATTGTCAAAGGTGTACTAGAAACTAATTGGAGTCAAGTTTTAGCCACTTGTGCCTTCTTATTAGTTTTAGGAGTTTTATTGATTTTGCGAGTTTGGCTACCTCCTACCTTTGAAGGTATTGACCCAGAACAACAAATATATAAACGCTATCACAAGCTGCACAAGTCGGAATTAGAAACGAATGGCTGGGGAATAGGGAATAGAGACTAA
- a CDS encoding NUDIX domain-containing protein, whose amino-acid sequence MIEGVDYIGVGVGSIIVNDEGFLFLAKRGYAARNERGMWEFPGGSVQFGETLIEAIKREIFEEYGLEIEIKKLLGVFDHILPEENEHWVSITYIASLISGEAKICEPEKCEAIGWFSRESLPQPLSKITQLNLYKFNSDV is encoded by the coding sequence ATGATTGAAGGAGTTGATTACATCGGGGTTGGAGTAGGATCTATCATAGTTAATGATGAAGGATTTTTGTTTCTGGCAAAACGAGGTTATGCTGCAAGGAATGAACGGGGAATGTGGGAGTTTCCTGGTGGAAGTGTGCAGTTTGGTGAAACGCTTATCGAAGCAATTAAACGAGAAATATTTGAAGAATATGGGTTAGAAATAGAGATAAAAAAATTATTAGGAGTGTTTGACCATATCTTGCCAGAAGAAAATGAACATTGGGTTTCTATTACATATATAGCTTCTCTTATTAGTGGAGAAGCAAAAATTTGTGAGCCAGAAAAATGTGAAGCTATTGGATGGTTTTCTAGAGAAAGTTTGCCACAACCACTTTCAAAAATTACTCAGTTAAATTTATATAAATTCAACTCGGACGTTTGA
- a CDS encoding formylglycine-generating enzyme family protein — protein sequence MLVTGIAFSLIISPAFATSVNPCPSEMVMIPGGKFTMGSDNSGFIEELSAQEVTVSSFCIDKYEVTNAQFAAFVKATSYVTVAERPLPKEQFPDLADEQRLPGSLVFEIAQPGAKRLSWWHWQTGANWRHPFGLESVIANQDNYPVLHIAYEDALAYAQWVGKSLPTEAQWEYAARGGLDGATYAWGDQYSEKKANTWQGIFPFFNTKSDGYAGIAPVGSFAPNGYGLYDMTGNVWELTSDWFQPGHNHKTHSLNPTGPEQSYDPNKPTEKALHVIKGGSYLCAPNYCSRFRPAARESQAPDTGTSHIGFRLVKNLTTERMNNEV from the coding sequence ATGTTAGTTACAGGAATAGCATTCTCACTCATCATTTCTCCAGCCTTTGCTACTAGTGTAAATCCCTGTCCATCAGAAATGGTGATGATTCCCGGCGGAAAATTCACAATGGGATCAGATAATTCTGGTTTCATAGAAGAACTCTCTGCTCAAGAAGTCACAGTTAGTTCCTTTTGTATCGATAAATATGAAGTAACAAACGCACAGTTTGCAGCATTTGTCAAAGCAACAAGCTATGTGACAGTTGCAGAGCGTCCTTTACCCAAGGAACAGTTTCCCGACTTAGCAGATGAGCAGAGATTACCTGGTTCCCTAGTTTTTGAAATAGCACAACCAGGAGCAAAACGGCTGAGTTGGTGGCATTGGCAGACTGGAGCGAATTGGCGACATCCCTTTGGACTGGAAAGTGTGATTGCCAATCAAGATAACTATCCAGTGCTGCATATTGCCTATGAAGATGCTTTAGCTTATGCCCAATGGGTAGGAAAATCATTACCGACCGAAGCCCAATGGGAATATGCTGCTCGTGGTGGGTTAGATGGGGCAACTTACGCTTGGGGGGATCAATACTCTGAGAAAAAAGCCAACACTTGGCAAGGAATTTTTCCCTTTTTCAATACCAAAAGCGACGGTTACGCAGGTATTGCCCCTGTTGGTTCCTTTGCACCTAACGGATATGGTCTGTATGACATGACAGGTAATGTCTGGGAATTGACATCTGATTGGTTTCAACCAGGACACAACCATAAAACCCACAGTCTCAATCCCACAGGCCCAGAGCAGAGTTATGACCCCAACAAACCCACCGAAAAAGCTCTACACGTAATCAAAGGTGGCTCTTATTTGTGTGCGCCCAACTATTGCAGCCGCTTCCGTCCAGCCGCGCGAGAATCTCAAGCCCCCGATACGGGAACATCCCACATCGGGTTTCGCTTAGTGAAGAACCTGACTACAGAAAGGATGAACAATGAAGTTTGA